The genomic stretch CGTCGCCGTCGGCGTTAATCTGAAAAACAGACTGTCCATGCGCCCCGCTTCGCTAGTTTTCTGTAAGTCTTTTCGCTCAAAATACCTCTGCGGCCTCTGCGATCTCCGCGGTGAAATATCCGGGCTAGTCCTTCGCTGCCCCCAGGCACAGCAAGCGCCCGTCGGCCAGGGCCACGTAGACGTTGCCATAGGCCGCGGCCAGACCTTCCGTCACGGGAGGGGCCGGCAGTTCCACACGGGCGATCTCCTTGCGATGGGACATCGAGGCGACCCACAGAACGTTCACGCCGGCCTGCGTCCCGGCGGCGATGACGGCATCGCCCGCCGCGATCATCGCCGTGGGGGTGAACCCGCCCGGGGCGGGAATCGTCCAACGCGGCGCCTCGTCCAGCGTGAAGGCCGCCACGGACGCCTCGCCGCGCCGAGCACCGTCGCGGAAGACGATGGCTCCCTGCCCGTCGAGCAGCGCCAGGCGACCCTTGGGGCCGCGAGCCTCGGAGGTCTCCTGCCGCTCAAGCTGGACGACCTGCTGGCCGCTGCCGTGTCGCCCCGGACCGGCAGGCTGGCTCCAACTGACATCCAGAAAACCACCTTTGACCGTGGAGATGGCCGTTGCCGCCGGCAGATCCTTCATCGCAACCCTCCGGCCGGTGCCCGCGTCGAGCAGCCATGCGGTGTGGCCCAGGCGGACAGCGCTGCCGACGCTGACGGGAACATCCGCTTCGCAATCGCGTGCGGCGAGGCCGGTGAGCCCTTCCGCGCTCCAGGGCGTGCGCCAGAGCACCTGCCCGTCGGTCAGACCCAGCGCCATGGCGATCATGCCCGGCTGCAGACCGCTGTGGCGTCCGGCGGCAACGATCACCCGCCCGTCCCGCACCAGGACGCCGCCGGGCGCCGGCCAGGGCGATTCGAGTTGGCCTTGGGCGACGATGCGCATCTCGGCCGGCGCCACGCGGCGGCGCCACGCCAGCGTGCCATCTGTCAAAGCCAGGGCATAGACGTATCCGTCAGCGCAGCCGAAGACGCACCGGCCGGCGGCGATGGTTGGGGGCATGTGGATCCGTCCGCCGGCGGTGAATGTCCATCGCGTCTGACCGGTTCGGGCGTCCACGGCGGCGACGCGGTGCGAGTCGCGCAGGGCCACGACGACCGTTCCCCCGCCGACCACCGGCGGCGTCAGGCGTCCGCCGTTGAAGGGGTTCTCGCTCCAGTCGCGCACGAGCCACTGCGGCGGGGCCTGGTCCTCGAGCTGGGCCTGCCATCGCACGGCCAGCGGCAGGGTAATGCCTTCGTGCGTGACGCCGCTGCGCGAGCCGTCGCGGCGAAACGTCGGCCAGGGCTCGTCGGCGCCCGCCCCCGCCGCGGCGGCGAAGGCTGGGCCGCTTTCCAGCGGCGACTCGTCGACCGCCACCGCCTGCGAGGAAAACGCGGCGTATCCCCGCACCTGGGCGTAACAGACGCAGGACTTGGGATAGATGTACGTCAACGCGTTGCCCACCAGCGTCGCCGGGTCGGTCCTGCAGCCGTTGCGCCCGAACCGCACCGGCGTCAACTCGCCCGTGCGGGTGCTCGAAAATCCCATCGGCAGACCGCCGATGAGGTACTGCTCCGTCGCGGCCCCGCCGATCGAACACATCGCCGACGGGCACGCGCTGGTACGCTGCTTCTGGCCGCTGGCGACATCGAGCCCGTCCACGGCTCCTGAGTATCCAAGCCAGATCAGCCCGCCGGCGGCCACGGGATGAAAACCAATCGTCATGCGGGGATACTCCCAGACCTTGGCGCCGTCTTTGGCCGCATAGGCGCGGAACATCGCCCGGTCCTGTTTGCACAGGATCAGTCCCTGGTGGTAGAACAGCAGCCCGCCGGGGACCTTGTCGGCCGGTTGACCGAAGACCTTGTCGACCAGCGTCCACAACTCGCGTCCGTCGGCTGCATCCACCGCGAAGACCGCCTGCGCGGCATCCTGGCAGAAGACCTTGCCCTCGCCGCTGACGAGCACCAGCACCGGCTTCTCCCGCCCGCGCTGCCAGAGGAGTTTGCCGTCGGCGGCCTCGACGCACCCCAGGCCCTGCTCGCCGGCGAAGAAGAGCTTGCCGTCGACGAGGAGAAGGTCCTTGATGTTCTTGATCGGCGGATAGGTCCGCAGGACCTTGCCGCTGACGGCGTCTACCGCCGCCAGCACGCCGTCGGCCCCGGGCGTGTAAAGCAGCCCGCCGGCGACCGCGCTGACTTCCAGGCGGTACTGCTGGGGGCGGATCGGCAGGCCGTTAAAGGCGTCGCGGATGTACTCGCCGGGGTAGAAGTTGCGCCCGCCGCCGCTGAGGACCGCCCCCGCCCGCTGGCGGTGCGCCGGCCCGGTCAGCCACCGCAGCGACACCGGCGGCGCGACGTGCCTGTCCGCACTGACGGGGTTGCGAGACGCGTCGTGGCGACGCTGGGGCCACTCGTCCATCCCCCCAGGCCAGGGCTTGACCGCCCGGACCCATGCGGCTGCCGGCTCGGCCTGGGGGAAGCCGCCGGCTTTGACCGCCGCCACTGTGCCCGGCGCCGCCCCTTGCCGCAGCAGGAGCGTTCCGTAGGGGGCCAGCACGCGGTGCATCTCGGCTACGCTCACCTCGCCCGCGCGCTCGACCACCAGCACGTTGACCAGGCTGTCGGCATAGGGCAGCCGCCCGCCGTTGAGGCGATCAAAGGAGACGCACCCGTGGAGCTTGCGGGCCGTAGCCGCCGCGCGCAGCTTCGCCACCGCCGCGTCGCCGCCGGCCAGTCCCTGGACGAGGTAGTTGCCGCCCCGGGCGATCTCGACCGCGGCTGCGGCGTCGTCGATGCCCACCAGCACGCACAGACCCTGCCTGATGTCCGGGTCCGACAGCACGGCCTTGGCCGTTTCGGCGCCCGAGGCTTTGACAGGCAAAACTGCCAGGATCAGCACCCCGGCCCACGATAGCGCTGCGATCCGTCGGTACATCAGGAGAACCTCTTGCGGATGATGATGTTCATGTTGGACCTTATCTAAAGAGTATCGCCGCCGGGCTCCCTGTCAAGCCGCCGAGGAAAATGTCCCACCGCTGCCGCGTCGACAGTATAAACGTGTGTCGTCGCGATTGCCTCATTACGAAAGGTCTCTCATGAGCAATGGATTATGCGCGATTGTGCTGCTGATGCTGATGCTGAACGGCTGTGCCGCGCGGGCTCCGAAGGAATTTGATGCAACTTATGGCAATGGCTCGCGGCAGTTGGTCGTGGCAACCGGAAGCCCCGGTGAACTGGGCCTGCTCAAAGTGCTCGCCGAGGAGTTTTCAAAGGACAATGACGTTGCGGTTTGCTGGCGAAAGGCCGGTACCGGCGATTCGCTGCGGTTGCTTCACGACCGCAAGGCCGACGTCGTCATGGTCCACGGCCCGGCGGAGGAGAAGAAGGCTGTCAGCGAAGGCTGGGCAGTTCATCGGACCTTGATCGGGTCCAATGAGTTCTACCTGGTCGGTCCGCACGAGGACCCGGCCAAGGTTCAATCCACCAACAGTGTGGCTGAGGCTTTTGCGAGAATCGCCCGGTCGCGAGCGAAATTCTTCTCTCGGGCCGACAACTCCGGCACGCATAAGAAAGAGATGGCGATCTGGCAGAAGACCCGCATCGTGCCGGCCGGCGACTGGTACGTGCCTACGAAGTCCTTCATGATCGCCTCGTTGATGCGGGCCAACGACGAACGGGGCTACTTCTTGACCGACAGCAGCACGTGGATCGCCTGCCGGGACCGGGCCGCGAACCTCAAGATTGTCCTCAAGGGCGACCCCTTCATCGTCAACGTCTACCACGCCTACCGTCAGCCGGCACAGCCCGGATCGGCCCAGAGCCCAGCCGCAGAGTTTCTGGACTTCCTGGCCTGCGAAAAGGCGCAGAAGACCATCCGCGAGTTCGGCAGAGATCGCTACGGCGAAGGGCTCTACAACGACGCCGACTATGCCAGGAAGTTCGAGTAACCCCACAGGCCGGTTTGGCATCCCGCGTCGAGGATAGAATAACCGGACGGCGCGGCGGCATGGGTCCAGTGGGGGATCGGCATGGGCGGCAATTCACAATCTTCGGTTTCGGCGCGGACGGCTCTGATTCTATGGGCGGTGGCGGCGCTGGTCGTCGTGGTCCTGGCGGTGGTCCATGCGGCCGCACAGGTCCTTCTGCTGACCTTCGCCGGGGTCCTGCTGGGCACGTCGCTGCGCGGCTTGGCGCTGGTCGTTTCGCGCACGTTCCATTGGCCGGTCGGGTGGAGCCTGGCGGGCTGCCTGGTCGCGTTGGCGGCCTTGATCGTCGGCGTGGGGTTCTGGATCGGGCCTAACATCGCCAATCAGGGCGCGGTGTTGGCCGAAGAACTGGAAAACGCCTACCGGAGCCTGCAGGACAATGCGCCGGGAATAGCCGACAGCGTCTTCGGCGTCACTAGCAGCGTCGCCGAGCAGGCCGGACAGTACGCGGTCAAGGCCGCAGGTCTGCTGGCGTCGGCGCTGGGCGTGATCGGCTCGATGGTGTTCGTGTTCTTTATCGCCATTTACCTTGCGGTCGGGCCGGGGCAGTACAGCCAGGGCGTGGTGCGCCTGGTTCCGCCGTCGCGGCGACAGGAGGCCGGGGACCTTTTGGAGAGTCTTGCCACCACGCTGCGCCGCTGGCTGCTGGGGCGGCTGGTTTCGATGACGGCCGTGGGGCTGGCGACGACGTTGGGCTTATGGGCGCTGGGGATTCCACTGCCGGTGACTTTGGGACTGCTGGCGGGCCTGCTGGGCTTCGTGCCGAATATTGGCCCGCTGGTATCGGCCGTGCCGGCGGTTCTGCTGGCCCTGACGGTCAGCTTGTGGCACGGCGTGTATGTCGGGATTCTATACATGGGAGTCAACCTCGCCGACGGATACCTCCTGACGCCATGGGTGCAGAAGCGGGCGGTCTCGCTGCCGCCGGCGCTGATCCTGATCGCTCAGGTGGTTTTCGGCGCTCTATGGGGCGTGCTGGGCGTGATGCTGGCCACGCCGATCATGGCCTGCCTGATCGTCCTGGTGCGCAGACTCTATGTCGAAGGCGCGCTGGAGAAACCCCCGCGCGGGGCGGCATAGGTGCGGGGCGATCATATTGGGGGCGATGCGTGATGGCGGCTATCTTCTTCAGCGGTTGGGATGGGTCAAGGGCCCGCAGGGTGATGACGCCTGAGCCGCCGCCACTCATGGCGTGGGTCCGATACTGCGAATCGTCAGGACCTGTGGGCGGCTCAATGCCGAATCACTGTCGTCGGCGATTTCAATTATCGACGACGGCGTGCATGAGGCATGGGCGAGACGCCCATGCTACTCACGGGCGAGACGCCCGTGCTACGAGCCCGGCTCGCGGTTCCGTTAGCGCGTGGCGTTGCCTAACGCCGTGAGTTGCTCCAGGCCGTCGGCCTGGAGGTGGCCGTTGGGTTCGATGCCGGTGTCCCAGGTGATGACGGCGCCGCGGTCATTCAGGTACTTGGTGTAGCCGATGACCAGCTCGGTGGGAAAGCGCAGGGGCGAGCGGCCCCAGAAGGCGCCCAGGTGCGTGAGGATGTGATACTGCGCGGCGTCGATGAAGCGGGTTACCTGGCGGAGCTGGCCGTCGGTCATCCGCGTGCCCAGGGGCAGCAGGTGGCCGACTTCGCCGGCGGTGAAGTCCTCGTACTCGCTGTGCGTCAGGATGGGCGTCTCCAGCCCGCCGTTGAG from Planctomycetaceae bacterium encodes the following:
- a CDS encoding AI-2E family transporter, which encodes MGGNSQSSVSARTALILWAVAALVVVVLAVVHAAAQVLLLTFAGVLLGTSLRGLALVVSRTFHWPVGWSLAGCLVALAALIVGVGFWIGPNIANQGAVLAEELENAYRSLQDNAPGIADSVFGVTSSVAEQAGQYAVKAAGLLASALGVIGSMVFVFFIAIYLAVGPGQYSQGVVRLVPPSRRQEAGDLLESLATTLRRWLLGRLVSMTAVGLATTLGLWALGIPLPVTLGLLAGLLGFVPNIGPLVSAVPAVLLALTVSLWHGVYVGILYMGVNLADGYLLTPWVQKRAVSLPPALILIAQVVFGALWGVLGVMLATPIMACLIVLVRRLYVEGALEKPPRGAA
- a CDS encoding PQQ-binding-like beta-propeller repeat protein, producing the protein MYRRIAALSWAGVLILAVLPVKASGAETAKAVLSDPDIRQGLCVLVGIDDAAAAVEIARGGNYLVQGLAGGDAAVAKLRAAATARKLHGCVSFDRLNGGRLPYADSLVNVLVVERAGEVSVAEMHRVLAPYGTLLLRQGAAPGTVAAVKAGGFPQAEPAAAWVRAVKPWPGGMDEWPQRRHDASRNPVSADRHVAPPVSLRWLTGPAHRQRAGAVLSGGGRNFYPGEYIRDAFNGLPIRPQQYRLEVSAVAGGLLYTPGADGVLAAVDAVSGKVLRTYPPIKNIKDLLLVDGKLFFAGEQGLGCVEAADGKLLWQRGREKPVLVLVSGEGKVFCQDAAQAVFAVDAADGRELWTLVDKVFGQPADKVPGGLLFYHQGLILCKQDRAMFRAYAAKDGAKVWEYPRMTIGFHPVAAGGLIWLGYSGAVDGLDVASGQKQRTSACPSAMCSIGGAATEQYLIGGLPMGFSSTRTGELTPVRFGRNGCRTDPATLVGNALTYIYPKSCVCYAQVRGYAAFSSQAVAVDESPLESGPAFAAAAGAGADEPWPTFRRDGSRSGVTHEGITLPLAVRWQAQLEDQAPPQWLVRDWSENPFNGGRLTPPVVGGGTVVVALRDSHRVAAVDARTGQTRWTFTAGGRIHMPPTIAAGRCVFGCADGYVYALALTDGTLAWRRRVAPAEMRIVAQGQLESPWPAPGGVLVRDGRVIVAAGRHSGLQPGMIAMALGLTDGQVLWRTPWSAEGLTGLAARDCEADVPVSVGSAVRLGHTAWLLDAGTGRRVAMKDLPAATAISTVKGGFLDVSWSQPAGPGRHGSGQQVVQLERQETSEARGPKGRLALLDGQGAIVFRDGARRGEASVAAFTLDEAPRWTIPAPGGFTPTAMIAAGDAVIAAGTQAGVNVLWVASMSHRKEIARVELPAPPVTEGLAAAYGNVYVALADGRLLCLGAAKD
- a CDS encoding substrate-binding domain-containing protein, with amino-acid sequence MSNGLCAIVLLMLMLNGCAARAPKEFDATYGNGSRQLVVATGSPGELGLLKVLAEEFSKDNDVAVCWRKAGTGDSLRLLHDRKADVVMVHGPAEEKKAVSEGWAVHRTLIGSNEFYLVGPHEDPAKVQSTNSVAEAFARIARSRAKFFSRADNSGTHKKEMAIWQKTRIVPAGDWYVPTKSFMIASLMRANDERGYFLTDSSTWIACRDRAANLKIVLKGDPFIVNVYHAYRQPAQPGSAQSPAAEFLDFLACEKAQKTIREFGRDRYGEGLYNDADYARKFE